Genomic window (Acidobacteriota bacterium):
TTGGTGCGAATCGTTCGAAAGGAACATCATCCGTTTCGTGACCGAAAGATAGTTGTCAGCGGTTTCGAGATAGCTCCCGAGATTCGTCCGATAAAGCTTCGCGGTCATATCCTGGATCGAATCGAGCGACGAACCGATCCGCCAAAACATCAGGTCCGCCTTCGAATCGAACCCGACGAGCGAGTAACTGTAGAGCAGCAAATTCTCGTTGTATTTATTGAAAACACTTTGAAATTCACTCTTGAAGACGCGTTTCGTTTCGTGATTGAGTTTGCGCCAGTCCGGATTGACCCGGAAAAAGATGAAATTAACGAACTGCTTTTCAATCACGGGAAATTTCTGAGGCTCGCGGATCCCCTCCACCAGGCGCAGTTGCGCGGCATCCACTTCTTTCTTATCGAATTCGAAAAGTTCCATTATTGTTTTGTTGGCGCGAGTTCGGCACGACGCGCGGCATATGAGTTCCCCGGGGTTTATTCTGCCAATTTTTGAGGTCGTTGTCCAAATGCTCGGATGGAAAGCGAGCGGCGGAGGCGGGCCGGAGCGAAGGGGTTGCGGCTTTGATATTCAATCCGTCTTTGTGTTATTCATTACGCTGGTAACGTCGACAAAACACACAATGGACACTGGTTTTCCCTTCATAAGCGCGGACTTTGCGGCTCTTTTGCGCGCATTCGACCCGGATCCGGAAATGGCCGGGCTGTCTTATGAAGCAACCCGCCGCCGATTGATCGTCTATTTCAACGCTCACGGATGCCAAACTCCCGAAGAACTCGCGGATCTGACCTTCGACCGGCTCGCGAGGAAGATCGAATCGTTCGTGCCTAACGGTGCCGGCAGTCTGAATGCATTTATCTACGGTATCGCGAGAAATATCAAAAGAGAACATTTCGCGAAAGTCTCGAGATACCGACTTGTAGACGAGTCGTTTCTTCCGGAGATCGGGGTTGCGGCCGATGCGGTCGAGACTGTGATCGATCAAAGATTGGAGTGCCTGAACCGCTGCGTCGACGCTTTGAATGAAGAGGATCGATCGACGCTGCTTGACTATTATCGACTCGACGGCATCGAGAAGATCAAACTTCGAAAACAAATTTCAGCCCGTCTCGGTATCTCGTTAAATAATTTACACACAAAGGTTTACCGGATTCGGGCAAGGATCGGAAAGGGTGTTCGGGAATGTCTCGAAAAAAAATAGTGTGCGATTTCGGCCGGAAAACGCAATTATCAGTAGAACGCGGTGCAGGTTATGAGTAACGGACCTACAGAACTTAGCGATTTCCTGCTCGGAAAGACCGATGAATTTCAGACCGAACGAATCGATCTTATGATCATTTCCGGTGAAATTACGGCGGACGAACTCGCGATCGCAGAAAACGCGTTGATCGAGGATTGTCTTGAAGGCGTTTTGTCGCCCCCCGACATCTCCCACTTTTTTCAAGACTTCCTCAATTCGCCGAGCCGCCGTCAGAACTTCGTCGAGACGGCGGCTCTTCGCCGGATGGCTCAAGAAGCTTTTGTCGGGGACAATTGCGAAGAAGCCCGATCGGAAAGTTACATTCAGGTTTTCGGCCGCTTTTTCTCGGCTCGCCCATTCGTTTGGGCGTCCGCCGCCTTGCTTCTCCTATCGTTTGCCGGCATCGCCTCTTGGTTCTTGCTGGGCAAATCGAGGCCTGCGGAGGTTGCCGCGCTTGAAAAGCGTTACGCCGAATCGAACAGAGGCGACCTGTCGGATCTTTCCAAATTCAGTCCCGACGCCGTCAAAACCGTATTCCCGACGAGTCTTCGGAGTGCTGACGGCAACCGAAAATTCATACTTGGCACCTCGGATGAACTGCTTTTTCGTCTGTCGGTTCCGTTTGAAACCAGTGCCTCGTATACGCTGACGGCGGTTCGCGACGGCGTTTCGTTCTTTGAACTCAGGGATTTGAAGCCGTCCAACGGTGAAATCCGCGTGTTGCTTCCGAGGTCGATCTTTCGCTCCGGGCGCGTCACTTTCCAGCTTCAGGACCCCGGATCGACAAACTCGCTGATCACCTACGAATTTTCGTTTGAATAAGCCCTTTTCTTCAGCCTTGTGAGAACGAGCAACAAGATAAGAAACGGTACAAAAACGGCCGGGAGCAGGAATTCGTAGGCCAACCGGCGCCGGAATTCGACCTTGGTCGTCGGATCGCCCTGGACCGTGAACGCGGCCCAGAAATATGGAGACCGGAATTGCGGATCCTTGAGCAATTCGATCTGCGCGACCCTCAACGCTTCGGGCGCGGTGCTTTGACCCCGAGAGAGTTCTTCGTAGAACTTCTCCATCAATTGCCGCGCCGCCGCATCCTCAACCTTCCAGAGACTCGCAACGACCGACCTCGCGCCGGCGTTGATAAAACCGGTCGAAAGGCTTTCGATCCCCTCGCCGCGGGTCTCGTTCCCGTAACCCGTCTGACACGCGCTCAAGACGACAAGTTCCGCTCTCAGATCCAATCCGAAAACATCATTGATCCGGATCATTTGGTCGATCTTTCGGCCGGCACGATCGAATCTTGACAGTGCAATCCCCGAAAGCTCCGGACGAACGTCATCGACAACGCCGTGCGTCGCAAAGTGGATGACCCTGTACTCCGAGACTCGGTCCGCAATCGCATTTTCGCGCGTCGCCTGAAAACCCGACAAAACGGAATCCGGATCGGCGCCGAGGATCCGCGCCACCGTCGCGCCCTCTTCCGCGGATCCGCTGAGGCGCCGGAATGTCACGGCTGCCTCCGTGTTCTCAGCCGATACGGCGGCTGGAAGTCGCGGATCATCCTCACCGAAAACCGGATCAGAAAACACCAGCACGGGCTTGGAGGTCTTCACGGACTCCGGATCCTTTTCACGAAGCAACTGAAGACTTGCCGCCGAATGCGCGTAGATTACCTGGTTCGTAAGAATCAATGGGTCGTCACGGTCGCTCAACGGCATCGGCAATGCCGAAACCGGATAGTAATGCAGCTTTCCGTCGGCGACCACGATCAATTTCTTGCCCTGCAGTTTTGGCGCGATGCGGCTGAATAACATCTCGCTCAGCGACCGGCCTTCCGTCCGCAAGGTCAGATCGGCCGTCGCGGCCCGTTGGCTGAAACTCTCGATCGAATCGTCCGGACGGATCGCCCGGGCCGCGACCGCATCGCGAAGTCTATCGACCCGTTCTTCGATCCGGACACGCGGCGGAAGAACCGTTACCTCAACGTCGCCTTTGCGGATCGTCCACAGAAAGCTCTCCTGCGCACCGAGAAAGAACTCGAGGACGATCGTTTCATCGTCTGTGACCTGCTCCTGAAAAGTTGCTAGGTCAAAATTGCGGGGATCTTTGATCTTCCCAAGCATCGGATTCGACCTCTTGAGCTGCGAATTGAGTTCGTCGAGTTCGGCCTGAAGGCCGGAGATCTCTCCTTCGATCCGAATGACCTCATCTTCACGCGGCTCGGGCGTGGCGAGCAGTTCCGTCAGCCGTTCCGAGTTCGAATTGATGACTGAACGCAGCTCGCGGGCCCGGCGCAGCAGGTCTGGATCCGAATTCTTTGAAAACTCGAGTCCCGCCAGCCCGAGCCGTTCGCGAAGCACGCGCGCCCTTGAATTCTCACTTATGCGCAGCGCCTCGACATCAAAACCGGCTTCAGGCTGCTCGCCGTGTTTCGCAACAAGGAGACCGATCAACAATTCGTAACGATCGTAGATGCTTGAAACGTAGGTCGAACGGAGGCGATCATTGAAAACGCCATTCGTCAGCGAGTCGGTGATCTCGACCGATTTGCGAACGAGGTCGAGCGCCGAACCGCCGTTGCCGTCGAGCGCGTCGATCCGGGCCAGTTGGAACAGATCCTCGGCCTCGGCGAATGTGTCGCGTATCCGCCGGTCGATCTCGAGCGATCGTGAGAAGTTTTTGCGCGCCCGAAGACGGTCGCCGAGTCGCAAATGGATCCGGCCCAATCCGTTGGCGGTCATTCCGATACCGCGAAGATTTCCGATCTTTTCAAACTCCCGAAGCGCGGCACCAAAGCTCTTCTCCGCCTGTTGAAACTGGGAATTGCCAAGAAACGAAAAACCCTTTTCGAGGCTGCAATACCCGACCAGCGACTTGATCTTCAGCTTCGCGGCCTTCGCAATGCACGAATCCAGATAAGATATCGCGGCATCGTTGCGTCCGAGCACGCGATTGGCTCGCGCCGCGGCCCAAAATGACCCGGCGATCCCGATCTGATGCCCTGATTCCTCACCTGTTCGCAGGGCCTTTTCCCGGTAACCGAGCGCGGCTTCCCAAGTGCCGAAGCTCTCGTAAACATTGGCCAATCCGGAATAGAGCGCCGACAATTCGCTGAGGTCCAAACCATCCGGAAACGCTCGTTCGGCAAGACCGTACGAGTCGAGCGCGGCTTGCTTGTCATCGATCCTGCCGGCAAGAGCGCCGAGTCCGATATTGGCGAGCGCGACTCCGCGAACATTCGCGGAGTCGGTTGACGCTTCGAGCGAGCGCGCAAAACTCCGGCGCGACTCGGCAAACCGATTGAGCGCCAAATAAGCGTATCCGAGCGAAAGATAGCTGTTGGCCGCTCGACGGATATCGCCGAGCCGAACGAGAATCTCCGCCGCATCCGAATAGTTCTTGATCGATGATTCGGGTTCGTCAAGATACGACGATAATTCGGCCCTCGCGAAGAGCATCGAAGCGAAGACGGATTCCTCTGTCGGGCGCAGACGCGAGAATCGTTCGACCTCGGCTTTTGCCTCGTCTAAAAGACCGGATTCGAGGAGTCTTTGAACGAGGTCGCATCGAACGAGGATCTCGTCGTCTACCGACCGATTGGTGCGCGAAACCTCAAGGGCGCGGGCGAGCAGCCGGCCCGCCCGCGCGCCGTCATTGGCAATCGTCGCGAAAAACGCCGACTCACGCAGATCGGCCACCGCCCGCCGGTAATTTCTCTCCGCCAATCGAAGGTCGGCGGCCCGTTCGAGGAGTTCCGATGCATCGATCACCGACTCGCGTCTCCAATCGCGGCCGAGTTCCGCGGAACGGGATTCGAGAAGTTCGGCATCTTCAAGCGAACCGGCACCCGCGAAGACCGGAACCGGCCCGACGCAAAGACACAGGATAATGGTGAAAGTCGTCAACAAAACAAGACGCATCGCGGCTCACAAAAACGATCGGAATCTTTGCAT
Coding sequences:
- a CDS encoding chlorite dismutase family protein, with the protein product MELFEFDKKEVDAAQLRLVEGIREPQKFPVIEKQFVNFIFFRVNPDWRKLNHETKRVFKSEFQSVFNKYNENLLLYSYSLVGFDSKADLMFWRIGSSLDSIQDMTAKLYRTNLGSYLETADNYLSVTKRMMFLSNDSHQTAEDRYHVRAGEKRYHFVYPCSKHSDWYSKSEEERLSLVEENFMVGKKFENIKIHLTHAFGFSEQEFIVSFETDEPKDFLALAEEMRGTSASKFTLRGMPVYTCRQRPLMECLDAIG
- a CDS encoding CHAT domain-containing protein, with product MRLVLLTTFTIILCLCVGPVPVFAGAGSLEDAELLESRSAELGRDWRRESVIDASELLERAADLRLAERNYRRAVADLRESAFFATIANDGARAGRLLARALEVSRTNRSVDDEILVRCDLVQRLLESGLLDEAKAEVERFSRLRPTEESVFASMLFARAELSSYLDEPESSIKNYSDAAEILVRLGDIRRAANSYLSLGYAYLALNRFAESRRSFARSLEASTDSANVRGVALANIGLGALAGRIDDKQAALDSYGLAERAFPDGLDLSELSALYSGLANVYESFGTWEAALGYREKALRTGEESGHQIGIAGSFWAAARANRVLGRNDAAISYLDSCIAKAAKLKIKSLVGYCSLEKGFSFLGNSQFQQAEKSFGAALREFEKIGNLRGIGMTANGLGRIHLRLGDRLRARKNFSRSLEIDRRIRDTFAEAEDLFQLARIDALDGNGGSALDLVRKSVEITDSLTNGVFNDRLRSTYVSSIYDRYELLIGLLVAKHGEQPEAGFDVEALRISENSRARVLRERLGLAGLEFSKNSDPDLLRRARELRSVINSNSERLTELLATPEPREDEVIRIEGEISGLQAELDELNSQLKRSNPMLGKIKDPRNFDLATFQEQVTDDETIVLEFFLGAQESFLWTIRKGDVEVTVLPPRVRIEERVDRLRDAVAARAIRPDDSIESFSQRAATADLTLRTEGRSLSEMLFSRIAPKLQGKKLIVVADGKLHYYPVSALPMPLSDRDDPLILTNQVIYAHSAASLQLLREKDPESVKTSKPVLVFSDPVFGEDDPRLPAAVSAENTEAAVTFRRLSGSAEEGATVARILGADPDSVLSGFQATRENAIADRVSEYRVIHFATHGVVDDVRPELSGIALSRFDRAGRKIDQMIRINDVFGLDLRAELVVLSACQTGYGNETRGEGIESLSTGFINAGARSVVASLWKVEDAAARQLMEKFYEELSRGQSTAPEALRVAQIELLKDPQFRSPYFWAAFTVQGDPTTKVEFRRRLAYEFLLPAVFVPFLILLLVLTRLKKRAYSNENS